In Rhodamnia argentea isolate NSW1041297 chromosome 11, ASM2092103v1, whole genome shotgun sequence, one genomic interval encodes:
- the LOC115747320 gene encoding calmodulin-binding transcription activator 2-like isoform X4, which translates to MADCRRYLPAQHLDLQQIIQEAQHRWLRPTEICEILRNYQKFNLTPEPPSRPPAGSLFLFDRKALRYFRKDGHRWRKKRDGKTVKEAHEKLKAGSVDVLHCYYAHGEENENFQRRSYWMLDRELEHIVLVHYREVKETSYVSSVDRVDRSEQTISSDLEDVDSLGSLGASLTKSAYRCATHDTYQFSGDPAGLPASSTYQTSSWFSGGTYNFNTRVPISAKISCRNVDSSCNQEFQVDNKFTVKQVVVTDFVAHRLTESKLDADSGVLDTTSGSRLQGVSELQDVAVTSQCQMTAENHSLAMKPQNTSTSTAHIGSTSSGGEKNNEEAGELRKLDSFGRWMDKEIGQDCDDSLMASDSGNYWNALPSENDDKEVSSLSHHLQLDTDSLGPSLSQEQLFSISDYSPDWAYSDIETKVLVVGTFLGSKKLSADMKWGCMFGEIEVSAEILTDSSMRCVAPAHAPGRVPFYVTCSNRLACSEVREFEYREMPSMPSNIAPEDEVCLQSRLAKLLYLDPVAMQLGCSVEACDKCKLKNFTSSTDTIGKFDIGRVEEASTSTMFDCPYTRDLALQCLLEDKLAQWLVCKLHEGGRGPNILDTQGQGVIHLAAALGYEWAISRIIAAGVNPNFRDARGRTALHWASYCGREETVIALVGHGAAPGVVDDPKPACPGGQTAADLASSRGHKGIAAYLAEADLTSHLSLLTVNEKVMDSFLETLVAEKATEGATPLVSTAAKEEERCMKDSLAAVRKSTHAAAMIQAAFRARSFQQRQLIRGNSDASEVLADLIAIGSFNRVKSLGHYEDYLHSAATKIQKKYRGWKGRKDFLKIRNRIVKVQAHVRGHQIRKQYKKFVRSVSIMEKAILRWRRKRTGLRAFQVEKRGVDDHGGDEKTDEYDFLRISRKQKFDGVERALARVKSMVRDPKARDQYMRLVQKFDNFKMVNKGRL; encoded by the exons ATGGCTGACTGTCGGAGATACCTGCCCGCCCAGCATTTGG ACCTACAGCAGATAATTCAAGAAGCACAGCACCGTTGGCTTCGTCCAACAGAAATTTGTGAAATACTTCGGAACTACCAAAAGTTTAATTTGACACCAGAGCCACCCTCCAGGCCTCCAG CTGGTTCTTTATTCTTGTTTGATCGTAAAGCACTCCGATATTTTCGTAAAGATGGTCATCGCTGGAGGAAGAAAAGGGATGGAAAGACAGTCAAAGAAGCACATGAAAAATTAAAG GCAGGTAGTGTGGATGTTTTGCATTGCTACTACGCCCATGGGGAGGAGAATGAAAACTTTCAACGCAGAAGCTACTGGATGCTTGATAG GGAGCTGGAGCACATTGTACTTGTTCACTACAGAGAAGTGAAAGAG ACATCTTATGTATCAAGTGTGGACAGAGTTGATAGAAGTGAGCAAACAATTTCATCTGATCTGGAGGATGTGGATTCATTGGGGAGTTTGGGAGCATCTCTCACTAAATCTGCCTATCGCTGTGCTACTCATGATACTTATCAGTTTTCTGGTGACCCTGCAG GGCTTCCTGCATCATCTACATATCAGACAAGTTCCTGGTTTTCTGGAGGGACTTATAATTTCAATACCAGAGTTCCTATCTCAGCCAAAATATCTTGCAGAAATGTGGATTCTTCATGTAACCAGGAATTTCAAGTTGACAATAAGTTTACTGTTAAACAGGTTGTTGTGACAGATTTTGTTGCCCACAGACTAACAGAATCTAAATTGGATGCTGACAGTGGAGTTCTAGATACGACTAGTGGTAGTAGGTTACAAGGTGTTTCTGAACTTCAAGATGTGGCAGTGACTTCTCAGTGTCAG ATGACAGCTGAAAATCATTCCTTGGCAATGAAACCTCAGAACACAAGCACTTCTACTGCCCATATTGGAAGCACATCCAGTGGTGGAGAAAAGAACAATGAGGAAGCTGGAGAGCTAAGAAAACTTGACAGCTTTGGGAGGTGGATGGATAAAGAAATAGGTCAAGATTGTGATGATTCCTTGATGGCTTCTGACTCTGGAAATTATTGGAATGCACTTCCATCTGAGAATGATGACAAGGAAGTATCTAGTTTGTCGCATCACTTGCAACTGGATACAGACTCATTgggtccttctctctctcaggAACAGCTATTTAGTATCTCAGACTACTCGCCAGATTGGGCTTATTCTGACATTGAAACAAAG GTTCTTGTAGTAGGAACATTTTTGGGTAGCAAGAAACTTTCTGCTGATATGAAATGGGGTTGCATGTTCGGTGAAATTGAGGTTTCTGCTGAAATTTTAACTGATTCATCGATGCGATGTGTGGCTCCTGCACATGCTCCTGGACGTGTTCCATTTTACGTTACTTGCAGCAATAGATTAGCATGCAGTGAGGTGAGAGAATTTGAGTATCGTGAGATGCCATCTATGCCTTCCAATATTGCACCGGAAGATGAAGTGTGTCTTCAATCACGTCTGGCAAAATTGCTATATTTAGATCCAGTTGCGATGCAGCTGGGCTGCTCTGTTGAGGCATGTGATAAGTGCAAGTTGAAGAATTTCACAAGTTCAACGGATACAATTGGCAAATTCGATATTGGAAGAGTGGAAGAGGCTTCTACATCCACAATGTTTGATTGCCCATACACTAGGGATCTAGCACTTCAGTGCTTGCTAGAGGACAAGCTTGCACAGTGGCTGGTCTGTAAACTTCATGAAGGAGGCAGAGGGCCAAATATTTTGGATACACAAGGTCAAGGAGTGATACATTTGGCTGCGGCCCTTGGTTATGAATGGGCCATTAGCCGCATAATAGCTGCAGGTGTTAATCCCAACTTCCGTGATGCACGTGGAAGAACAGCTCTCCATTGGGCATCATATTGTGGAAG GGAGGAAACTGTTATTGCACTTGTTGGACATGGTGCAGCTCCGGGAGTTGTTGATGATCCAAAACCAGCGTGTCCTGGAGGTCAAACTGCAGCGGATTTGGCTTCAAGTAGAGGGCATAAGGGAATTGCTGCATATTTGGCTGAAGCTGATTTGACTAGTCATCTTTCTTTACTGACTGTCAACGAGAAAGTGATGGATAGTTTTTTAGAGACCCTTGTTGCGGAAAAGGCCACTGAGGGTGCAACCCCACTTGTTTCCACTGCAGCTAAGGAGGAGGAACGTTGTATGAAAGATTCTCTTGCTGCAGTTAGGAAATCAACACATGCAGCAGCCATGATTCAAGCTGCCTTTCGAGCTCGTTCATTTCAGCAGAGACAATTAATAAGGGGAAACAGCGATGCATCTGAAGTTTTGGCAGATCTAATAGCAATTGGTTCTTTTAACAGGGTCAAGAGTTTGGGTCACTATGAAGATTATTTGCATTCTGCAGCtaccaaaattcagaaaaagtaTCGTGGCTGGAAGGGAAGAAAGGACTTTTTGAAGATACGCAACCGGATTGTAAAGGTTCAG GCTCATGTCAGAGGACATCAAATACGTAAGCAATATAAGAAGTTTGTCCGCTCAGTTAGTATAATGGAAAAGGCAATTCTACGCTGGAGGCGCAAAAGAACAGGTTTGCGAGCATTTCAAGTGGAGAAAAGAGGGGTTGATGACCATGGAGGGGATGAGAAAACTGACGAGTATGACTTTTTACGGATCAGCCGTAAGCAAAAGTTTGATGGAGTTGAACGAGCTCTAGCAAGAGTCAAGTCTATGGTTCGTGATCCAAAGGCCCGTGATCAGTATATGAGACTGGTCCAGAAGTTTGATAATTTTAAG ATGGTTAATAAGGGGAGGCTGTAA